One stretch of Prunus persica cultivar Lovell chromosome G1, Prunus_persica_NCBIv2, whole genome shotgun sequence DNA includes these proteins:
- the LOC18793670 gene encoding BTB/POZ domain-containing protein At4g08455, translating into MSRCMSCEAISEGYDAATCKQRHEVLKAKVAFLTTSQPASFPDVLLFASDDGSADTAEPLVPVPAHKAVLVSRSPVFKAMLENEMEESQSGTIKISDVSYDALCAFVNYLYTAEICLDQQLAYYLLVMAEKYQVQHLKDYCQKFFVSNLNWDNVLPTYTFAHQHNSKPIIDVALRVITANMDKLTAREEYAELKERHPGLVLEIYEAHFSRAAAVRDQSSFSCVLRASSRSRGFPILRRQSGNQPQVSTASSTGLIVL; encoded by the exons ATGAGTAGGTGCATGTCTTGCGAGGCCATATCCGAGGGATATGATGCCGCCACTTGCAAGCAGCGCCACGAGGTCCTCAAGGCCAAGGTCGCTTTTCTCACGACGTCCCAGCCGgcttccttccccgacgtcCTTCTGTTTGCCTCAGACGATGGCTCTGCCGACACCGCCGAGCCCCTTGTACCCGTTCCGGCCCATAAAGCCGTTTTG GTGAGCCGTTCTCCAGTGTTCAAAGCCATGCTTGAGAATGAGATGGAAGAAAGTCAGAGCGGCACCATCAAGATCAGCGATGTGTCCTACGACGCCCTTTGTGCTTTTGTCAACTACCTGTACACAGCTGAGATATGCCTTGACCAGCAATTGGCCTATTATCTGCTTGTAATGGCTGAAAAATACCAGGTACAGCATCTCAAAGACTACTGCCAGAAATTCTTCGTGTCCAACCTCAACTGGGACAATGTACTTCCAACCTACACCTTTGCGCACCAGCATAACTCTAAGCCGATCATCGACGTGGCCTTGAGGGTGATCACAGCCAACATGGACAAGCTCACTGCCCGGGAGGAGTACGCGGAGCTGAAGGAGAGACATCCAGGACTTGTATTGGAAATCTATGAAGCTCATTTCAGTCGTGCAGCAGCAGTCCGTGATCAATCTTCATTTTCCTGTGTACTCAGGGCTTCTTCTAGGTCTCGTGGTTTCCCTATTTTGCGACGACAAAGTGGAAACCAACCCCAAGTTTCAACAGCTTCTTCAACGGGCTTGATTGTGCTATAG
- the LOC18788217 gene encoding probable methyltransferase PMT10: MKALAATATDILKTPTFIKITAITLLSLSLFLLANHYSATYPSLTFFSSSTTTTTSAPSPSLASYSPELPPPPPPAAPSPPPPSPPPPPEVERMGIVDENGAMSEEFEIGEFDPSLVEDLRNVSGGEERLDDRGGVGGGGARVEVDKFKVCDESMTDYIPCLDNVEEIEKLNSSERGEKYERHCPGQGKGLNCVVPRPKGYQIRIHWPQSRDEVWFSNVPHTRLVDDKGGQNWIRVKKDKFIFPGGGTQFIHGADQYLNQISQMVPDIAFGYKTRVSLDIGCGVASFGAFLMQRNVTTMSIAPKDVHENQIQFALERGVPAMVAVFATHRLLYPSQAFDLIHCSRCRINWTRDDGILLLEADRLLRAGGYFVWAAQPVYKHEEALQEQWKEMENLTTRLCWELVKKEGYIAIWQKPLNNSCYLSRDAGVQPPLCDSNDDPDDVWYVGLKACITRLPENGYGANVSTWPARLQDPPDRLQSIQLDAYISRKEIFRAEAKYWHEILAGYIGAYHWRELNFRNIMDMRAGYGGFAAALQDYGLDCWVMNIVPVSGFNTLPVIYDRGLIGVMHDWCEPFDTYPRTYDLLHAAGLFSVEQKRCNISTIVLEMDRMLRPGGRVYIRDSVSVIAELQELASAVGWVPALHDTGEGPHASWKILIGDKRL; the protein is encoded by the exons ATGAAGGCCCTCGCGGCCACCGCCACCGACATTCTAAAGACCCCGACTTTCATCAAAATTACGGCCATTAccctcctctccctctccctcttccTACTCGCCAACCACTACTCTGCTACCTATCCTTCCcttaccttcttctcctcctccaccaccacaacaACTTCCGCGCCGTCTCCATCTCTCGCCTCGTATTCGCCGGAGTTGCCTCCTCCTCCGCCTCCGGCAGCTCCATCTCCTCCGCCGCCATCGCCGCCTCCACCGCCGGAGGTCGAGAGGATGGGGATAGTGGACGAGAACGGCGCGATGTCGGAGGAGTTCGAGATCGGCGAGTTTGACCCGAGCTTGGTCGAGGATTTGAGGAATGTCAGTGGAGGAGAGGAGAGATTGGACGACCGTGGCGGCGTAGGCGGCGGCGGTGCTAGAGTCGAGGTTGATAAGTTTAAGGTGTGTGATGAAAGCATGACTGATTATATACCGTGTTTGGATAATGTGGAGGAGATTGAGAAGTTAAATTCGAGTGAGAGAGGGGAAAAGTACGAGAGGCATTGTCCTGGGCAAGGCAAGGGGTTGAATTGCGTGGTGCCGAGGCCGAAAGGGTACCAGATACGAATACACTGGCCTCAGAGCAGGGACGAG GTGTGGTTCAGTAATGTACCCCACACTCGACTTGTTGACGATAAAGGTGGTCAGAATTGGATAAGGGTAAAGAAAGATAAATTCATTTTTCCAGGAGGTGGAACACAGTTTATTCATGGAGCAGACCAGTACTTGAATCAAATTTCACAG ATGGTTCCTGACATTGCATTTGGCTACAAAACCCGAGTGTCCTTAGATATTGGCTGTGGAGTTGCTAGTTTTGGTGCCTTTTTAATGCAACGGAATGTGACCACTATGTCAATAGCACCAAAAGATGTTCATGAGAATCAGATCCAGTTTGCACTAGAGCGTGGTGTGCCTGCAATGGTGGCAGTATTTGCTACTCACCGCTTGTTGTATCCAAGCCAGGCTTTTGACTTGATCCATTGTTCAAGATGTAGAATTAATTGGACCCGTGATG ATGGAATTTTGCTTCTCGAGGCTGACAGGTTGCTAAGAGCAGGAGGATACTTTGTCTGGGCAGCACAGCCCGTTTACAAACATGAAGAAGCCCTACAAGAACAATGGAAAG AAATGGAGAACCTGACTACTCGCCTTTGTTGGGAGCTTGTAAAGAAGGAAGGATATATTGCTATATGGCAGAAGCCTTTGAACAACAGCTGTTATCTTAGTCGCGATGCTGGAGTGCAGCCTCCATTATGTGATTCAAATGATGATCCAGAcgatgtttg GTATGTTGGTTTAAAGGCTTGCATCACTCGATTACCTGAGAATGGTTATGGAGCTAATGTTAGCACATGGCCCGCACGTCTTCAAGATCCACCAGATAGACTCCAGAGCATACAGTTAGATGCGTACATATCTAGAAAGGAAATCTTCAGGGCAGAGGCAAAGTACTGGCATGAAATATTAGCTGGTTACATTGGTGCTTACCATTGGAGAGAATTAAACTTTAGAAACATAATGGACATGAGGGCTGGATATGGAGG GTTTGCGGCAGCATTGCAAGATTATGGGTTGGATTGTTGGGTTATGAACATTGTTCCTGTTTCAGGGTTCAATACTTTGCCAGTTATATATGACCGCGGACTTATTGGAGTTATGCATGACTG GTGTGAGCCATTTGACACTTATCCGAGAACATACGACTTACTGCATGCAGCGGGTCTCTTCTCTGTTGAGCAAAAGAG ATGTAATATCTCAACCATCGTGCTTGAAATGGATCGAATGCTGAGGCCTGGCGGACGTGTTTACATACGTGACTCTGTATCTGTAATTGCTGAGCTTCAAGAACTTGCAAGTGCTGTTGGATGGGTGCCTGCGCTGCATGACACAGGAGAAGGACCTCATGCAAGCTGGAAGATCTTGATTGGTGACAAGCGTTTGTGA
- the LOC18792498 gene encoding BTB/POZ domain-containing protein At4g08455, whose amino-acid sequence MRCISCNGRYDAGTCKKCHEDLKTCHEDLKAKVAFLTTSQPDSFSDVVLFAADGGSAQAAVPVPAHKAVLVSRSPVFNAMFENEMEESLSGTIKIRDVSYGTLRAFVNYLDTTEVVCLDQQLACDLLVMAEKYQVHHLKDLCQKFLVANLNWENSFSIYTFVHQHNAKKIIDAALTLIIDNMDKLTAREEYAELKEKDPQLVFEIYEAYLSKQVNKAAAKKGPNPPKFNWEGMYIGDYEQLPD is encoded by the exons ATGAGGTGCATATCTTGCAATGGCAGATACGACGCCGGCACCTGCAAGAAGTGCCACGAGGACCTCAAGACGTGCCACGAGGACCTCAAGGCCAAGGTCGCTTTTCTCACGACGTCCCAGCCGGATTCTTTCTCTGACGTCGTTCTGTTTGCCGCCGACGGCGGGTCTGCCCAGGCCGCTGTACCCGTTCCGGCCCATAAGGCCGTTTTG GTGAGCCGTTCTCCGGTGTTCAATGCCATGTTTGAGAATGAGATGGAAGAAAGCCTGAGTGGCACTATCAAGATCCGCGATGTGTCCTACGGCACCCTTCGTGCCTTCGTCAACTACCTCGACACAACTGAGGTGGTATGCCTTGACCAGCAATTGGCATGTGACCTCCTAGTAATGGCTGAAAAATACCAGGTGCACCATCTCAAAGATTTGTGCCAGAAGTTCTTGGTGGCCAACCTCAACTGGGAGAATTCTTTTTCGATCTACACCTTCGTGCACCAGCATAACGCCAAGAAGATCATCGACGCAGCCTTGACGTTGATCATAGACAACATGGACAAGCTTACTGCCCGGGAGGAGTATGCTGAGCTGAAGGAGAAGGATCCACAACTTGTATTTGAAATCTATGAAGCTTATCTCTCCAAACAGGTTAATAAAGCAGCAGCAAAGAAGGGTCCGAATCCTCCCAAATTTAATTGGGAAGGAATGTACATTGGAGATTATGAACAGTTGCCGGATTAA